The following proteins are co-located in the Echinicola sp. 20G genome:
- a CDS encoding exonuclease subunit SbcD, whose amino-acid sequence MLKILHSADWHLGKRLQEYSRLPEQQLVLKEITEIAERENVDLVLLAGDLFDTFNPSHEAVELFYKTLRRLSNEGKRPIVAISGNHDSTQFVSAPNPLAKELGILFYSQYDQQFTPEKLDSGLEITKSTSGFVELKLPQLEFPVRIILAPYANEVLLKTYLGEEDKEAELRKVLGQQWQKVADDFCDEEGVNLFMGHFFFMKEGEKPEAEPESERPILHVGGAQAIYTHLIPSSMQYAALGHLHRYHAVDQSPCPVVYSSSPLAYSFSEANQEKKVVLIEASPAQAVKYQAIPLKQGRPLYQKSFSTLATTLEWLSENPYCFVEVIYETETSIDAETRKAIMKAHDGIVSLIPKLTGDHQLEDGSLQAEDLGQDMGTLFSRYYQSAKGLEPNEEIKSLFNEIIGQTDNEETA is encoded by the coding sequence ATGTTAAAAATCTTACACTCAGCGGATTGGCATCTTGGGAAGCGACTCCAGGAATATTCCAGGTTGCCAGAACAGCAGCTGGTTTTGAAGGAGATTACGGAGATTGCCGAGCGCGAAAATGTGGACTTGGTCTTACTGGCAGGGGATCTCTTCGACACTTTTAACCCCAGTCATGAGGCAGTGGAGTTGTTCTATAAAACCCTCAGGAGGCTTTCCAATGAAGGAAAACGTCCCATTGTGGCCATTTCAGGTAATCATGATAGCACCCAGTTTGTCAGTGCCCCCAACCCTTTGGCCAAGGAATTGGGTATATTGTTCTACAGTCAGTATGACCAACAATTTACTCCTGAAAAACTGGATAGTGGACTGGAGATTACAAAATCCACATCGGGCTTTGTTGAATTGAAATTGCCCCAATTGGAATTTCCTGTGCGGATTATTTTGGCCCCTTATGCCAATGAAGTCTTGCTTAAAACTTATCTGGGTGAAGAGGACAAGGAAGCCGAATTGCGGAAGGTCTTGGGACAGCAATGGCAAAAAGTTGCTGATGATTTTTGTGATGAAGAGGGTGTCAACCTGTTTATGGGGCATTTCTTTTTTATGAAGGAAGGAGAAAAACCAGAAGCAGAACCAGAAAGTGAAAGGCCAATCCTCCATGTAGGAGGTGCTCAGGCCATCTACACCCACTTGATCCCCTCTTCTATGCAATATGCTGCTCTGGGACATCTCCACCGTTATCATGCCGTGGATCAATCTCCTTGCCCGGTGGTGTACAGCAGCTCTCCCCTCGCTTACAGTTTTAGTGAGGCGAACCAAGAAAAGAAGGTGGTCTTAATTGAAGCATCACCTGCCCAAGCTGTAAAATACCAAGCCATTCCGCTTAAACAGGGCCGGCCGCTTTACCAAAAAAGCTTTAGCACCTTGGCCACCACGCTTGAGTGGCTTAGTGAAAATCCTTATTGTTTTGTGGAAGTGATTTATGAGACGGAAACTTCCATCGATGCCGAAACGCGTAAGGCCATTATGAAAGCCCACGATGGTATTGTCAGCTTGATCCCAAAACTTACAGGGGATCATCAACTCGAAGATGGCAGCCTTCAGGCTGAAGATTTGGGACAAGATATGGGAACCCTGTTTTCCCGCTATTACCAAAGCGCAAAAGGCTTGGAACCCAACGAAGAGATCAAATCACTTTTTAATGAAATTATCGGACAAACCGACAACGAAGAAACAGCATGA
- a CDS encoding glycosyl hydrolase, producing MSGIKTRNTIFFLLLAFLIGACSSPEKEEKAEVFEPTYESSQPWVYWYWMYSTYSKEGITADLEAMKEAGIGGAFLMSIKGPADPPLTDEPTLQGSKEWWEMVHHAMKEADRLGLRLAMHACDGFAVAGGPWITPENSMQKVVWADTLVAGGRQVHLNMPMPDHYEDYYRELAVYAFPVKEGFELDAADMHPKVTSSLEEKNVDFLLDDKSDEHFGTNDEAWIQYAFEKPFTCRSIRIKTSGNSYQAHRLKIAISDDGKDFEEVTRLKPPRHGWQDWDYDYTHSIPEITAKYFRFIYDKEGTEPGAEDLDAAKWKPSLKVKTIALSTSPKISQYEGKSAAAWRMSERTDAGVIPTEDCVPMEQVLDISGQMGENGQLTWQAPQGKWKIMRFGYTSTGHTNYTGGGAKGLEVDKFSAEAVKFQFDQWFGEAIRTAGPELAERVLKIFHIDSWEAGSQNWSPVFREEFQKRRGYDILPYLPVLAGVPVESAETSERVLYDLRTTISELIMDNFFGTLQVEAKKNGMQFSSENVAPTMVSDGMEHFKYIDLPAGEFWLNSPTHDKPNDMRDAISGGHIYGKQIIQAEAFTQIRMDWNEYPGMLKTLGDRNYAMGINRFFYHVFVHNPWLDRKPGMTLDVIGLYFQRDQTWWKPAKAWVDYAQRTQYQLQKGKPVVDVAVFSGEDLPSRSVLPERLVAFLPGIFGEERVTGEEARWANEDQPTRVIPAGVKHAANMADAEDWTDPLRGYHYDSFNKDALLNLAEVKDGKVVLPGGASYALLVFPGVRKMNPNANYMSLEVAKKIFDLVQAGATVVVDEKPLGTLGKMGDDQALSVIVDEIWKGEVSGHSTGQVQSWKVGKGTVVKLPYVQSTFGGLGLEPDVVAIDSHDGRRNQDFAFAHRKSHHEDIYFISNQLEEEREFNLSFRISGKKPVFYDPVWDKEYPVNSWELVKGRTQLQVKLPANGSLFVIFREATAEMGSEQGANWSNFQPIQEIKDIWTVSFDTAYRGPQKPIQMENLYSWPAHPNDSVKYYSGTAVYQNTFDWDGDPEGEFWLHLGKVANIASVKVNGKDCGVAWTFPYQVPISDALKEGKNELEIAVSNTWTNRIIGDLKLPKEKRFTSTIADLDRIEGRDLLEAGLLEPVKVLKRIEE from the coding sequence ATGTCTGGAATAAAGACCCGAAATACCATTTTCTTTTTGTTATTAGCCTTCTTAATCGGGGCATGTAGCAGTCCAGAAAAGGAAGAAAAAGCTGAAGTCTTCGAACCGACATACGAGAGTTCGCAGCCTTGGGTGTATTGGTATTGGATGTATTCCACTTATTCCAAGGAAGGGATAACGGCAGATTTAGAAGCGATGAAAGAGGCGGGCATTGGTGGTGCATTTTTGATGTCCATCAAAGGTCCTGCTGATCCACCACTGACGGATGAGCCCACTTTGCAAGGCTCTAAGGAATGGTGGGAAATGGTACATCATGCGATGAAAGAGGCAGATAGACTTGGACTGAGATTGGCCATGCATGCCTGTGACGGTTTTGCAGTGGCGGGAGGTCCTTGGATCACCCCAGAAAACTCCATGCAAAAGGTGGTATGGGCTGATACCTTAGTAGCAGGTGGCCGGCAAGTCCATCTGAATATGCCTATGCCCGATCACTATGAGGATTATTACAGGGAGTTAGCTGTTTATGCATTTCCTGTAAAAGAAGGTTTTGAGCTTGATGCAGCAGATATGCATCCGAAAGTTACCAGTAGCTTGGAGGAGAAGAATGTAGACTTTTTGCTTGATGATAAGTCAGACGAGCATTTCGGAACGAATGATGAAGCTTGGATCCAGTATGCTTTCGAAAAGCCATTTACCTGCCGTTCGATCCGTATTAAGACCAGTGGCAACAGTTATCAAGCCCATCGTTTGAAAATAGCGATCAGCGATGATGGGAAGGACTTTGAGGAAGTGACCCGCTTGAAGCCACCAAGGCATGGTTGGCAGGATTGGGATTACGACTATACCCATAGTATCCCAGAAATTACCGCTAAGTATTTCCGCTTTATTTATGATAAAGAAGGCACTGAACCCGGGGCAGAAGATTTGGATGCCGCAAAATGGAAGCCCTCTCTAAAAGTAAAGACCATTGCCCTTTCTACCAGTCCTAAAATCAGCCAGTATGAAGGCAAATCCGCAGCAGCTTGGCGGATGAGTGAACGGACTGATGCTGGAGTGATTCCTACTGAGGATTGTGTACCAATGGAGCAAGTACTGGATATTTCAGGCCAGATGGGTGAAAATGGCCAACTGACTTGGCAAGCTCCACAGGGAAAATGGAAAATCATGCGATTTGGTTATACCTCTACTGGCCATACCAATTACACCGGAGGTGGAGCTAAAGGTTTGGAAGTGGATAAGTTTAGTGCGGAAGCGGTCAAGTTTCAGTTTGACCAATGGTTTGGAGAGGCGATCAGAACTGCCGGGCCAGAATTGGCTGAGAGGGTGCTCAAAATATTTCATATTGACAGTTGGGAAGCTGGTAGCCAGAACTGGTCACCGGTATTCAGGGAAGAATTTCAAAAGCGCCGGGGTTATGATATCCTGCCTTATTTACCTGTGTTGGCGGGCGTGCCTGTGGAAAGTGCAGAGACTTCCGAAAGGGTTTTATATGATTTGAGAACGACGATTTCAGAATTGATCATGGATAATTTTTTTGGAACCTTGCAAGTGGAGGCGAAGAAGAATGGTATGCAGTTCAGTTCGGAAAATGTGGCTCCCACTATGGTGAGTGATGGGATGGAGCATTTCAAATACATCGATTTACCGGCCGGGGAATTTTGGCTGAACAGCCCCACCCATGACAAACCCAATGACATGCGGGATGCCATATCAGGGGGGCATATTTATGGGAAGCAAATTATCCAAGCGGAAGCATTTACGCAGATCAGGATGGATTGGAATGAATATCCTGGGATGCTCAAAACTTTGGGAGATCGAAATTATGCCATGGGCATCAATCGATTCTTCTATCATGTTTTTGTCCATAACCCTTGGCTTGACCGAAAGCCAGGAATGACCTTGGATGTCATTGGTTTGTACTTTCAAAGAGACCAAACTTGGTGGAAGCCCGCCAAGGCTTGGGTGGACTATGCACAGCGTACTCAGTACCAGTTGCAGAAGGGTAAGCCTGTGGTGGACGTCGCCGTGTTTTCAGGAGAAGATTTGCCAAGTCGGTCTGTGTTACCTGAGCGCTTAGTAGCCTTTTTACCGGGAATATTTGGAGAGGAGAGAGTTACAGGAGAAGAGGCTCGCTGGGCCAATGAGGATCAACCTACAAGGGTGATTCCAGCGGGAGTAAAGCATGCTGCCAACATGGCTGATGCTGAAGATTGGACTGACCCCTTGCGGGGGTATCATTATGATTCTTTCAATAAAGATGCCCTGCTGAACCTAGCAGAAGTGAAAGACGGCAAGGTGGTTTTGCCGGGGGGAGCTTCCTATGCCTTGCTGGTGTTTCCTGGGGTCAGAAAAATGAACCCCAATGCCAATTACATGTCTTTGGAGGTGGCCAAAAAAATATTTGATTTGGTCCAAGCTGGAGCCACAGTTGTAGTGGATGAAAAGCCACTGGGGACACTTGGTAAAATGGGAGATGACCAGGCATTGTCTGTTATCGTGGATGAAATATGGAAGGGAGAAGTTAGCGGGCATAGTACAGGTCAAGTCCAGTCTTGGAAAGTGGGTAAGGGAACTGTGGTAAAATTGCCTTATGTCCAAAGCACCTTTGGTGGTTTAGGTTTAGAACCAGATGTGGTGGCGATAGATAGTCATGACGGTCGGCGGAACCAAGACTTTGCCTTTGCCCATAGGAAAAGTCACCACGAGGATATTTATTTCATTTCCAATCAGCTTGAGGAGGAGCGAGAGTTCAATCTTTCCTTTAGAATTTCCGGCAAAAAGCCTGTATTTTATGATCCCGTTTGGGATAAGGAATATCCGGTGAATTCTTGGGAACTGGTGAAGGGAAGGACGCAGCTTCAGGTAAAGTTGCCCGCCAATGGATCGCTGTTTGTGATCTTCAGAGAGGCCACTGCAGAAATGGGAAGTGAGCAAGGGGCCAATTGGTCTAATTTTCAACCTATCCAAGAAATCAAGGATATTTGGACCGTTAGCTTTGATACCGCATACAGAGGGCCACAGAAACCCATACAAATGGAGAATTTATATAGCTGGCCAGCCCATCCCAATGACAGTGTAAAGTACTATTCCGGAACAGCTGTGTATCAAAATACTTTTGATTGGGACGGTGATCCAGAAGGAGAATTCTGGTTACATTTGGGTAAGGTGGCCAATATAGCTTCGGTGAAAGTCAATGGTAAAGATTGTGGGGTGGCTTGGACTTTTCCTTATCAAGTACCTATTTCCGATGCTTTAAAGGAAGGTAAGAATGAACTGGAAATTGCGGTTTCCAATACCTGGACAAACAGGATCATTGGTGACTTGAAGCTACCCAAAGAGAAGAGGTTTACCAGCACCATTGCAGATTTGGACCGAATCGAAGGTCGGGACTTGTTGGAGGCTGGTTTATTGGAGCCAGTGAAGGTGTTAAAGAGGATAGAAGAATAA
- a CDS encoding bestrophin family protein produces the protein MIITHDIRLSRIVSGTWKNTLLVAFTCSMSYFVYWYFIQYHFEMPAIIPTILGTALAFFIGFNNNQAYDRWWEARKIWGVLVNSSRTWARNVIHLPSATDKITGSNLELMKEYAVKRHIAFLYALKETLRGTKDEEYKKYLIQSDLDIIKNESNKHNAILSLQTTELKSWKRDGLIDGFEFLELNGEITRFCDEMGKSERIKNTVFPTTYNYYTKGFIWLFNIAFTLAVAPNVGWRAIIFATVIGYVFHTIHFIGHSIVDPFEPIPTGIPLDQITRTIEINLLEMIREEHIPAPISPVNEEYVM, from the coding sequence ATGATTATCACACATGATATTCGATTGAGTAGAATTGTCAGTGGCACCTGGAAAAACACACTCTTGGTCGCCTTCACCTGTTCGATGTCCTATTTTGTGTATTGGTACTTTATCCAATACCATTTTGAGATGCCGGCCATCATCCCCACTATTTTAGGTACTGCCTTGGCATTTTTTATCGGCTTCAATAACAATCAGGCCTATGACCGTTGGTGGGAAGCCCGCAAAATATGGGGAGTATTGGTCAACAGCTCCAGAACCTGGGCCAGAAATGTCATCCACTTGCCCTCGGCCACAGACAAAATCACGGGTAGCAACCTAGAGCTTATGAAGGAATATGCTGTCAAAAGGCACATTGCATTTCTTTATGCCCTCAAAGAAACTCTGCGAGGGACCAAGGATGAAGAGTATAAAAAGTACTTGATTCAGAGTGATTTGGACATTATTAAAAATGAAAGTAATAAGCACAATGCCATTCTGAGCTTGCAAACTACGGAACTCAAAAGTTGGAAAAGAGATGGACTGATTGATGGGTTTGAATTTCTGGAGCTCAACGGGGAAATCACCCGGTTTTGTGATGAGATGGGCAAATCTGAAAGGATTAAAAATACCGTCTTCCCCACCACCTATAATTACTACACCAAAGGGTTTATTTGGTTGTTTAACATTGCCTTTACCCTGGCTGTTGCTCCCAATGTAGGTTGGAGGGCCATTATTTTTGCGACCGTTATTGGTTATGTTTTCCATACCATCCATTTTATCGGCCATTCTATAGTGGATCCTTTTGAGCCCATTCCCACTGGAATTCCATTGGACCAAATTACCCGAACGATTGAAATCAATTTGTTGGAGATGATTCGAGAAGAGCATATACCAGCTCCGATCAGTCCGGTCAATGAGGAGTATGTGATGTAG
- a CDS encoding sialate O-acetylesterase, producing the protein MKKLVAFLTLCIISQLAFAEVKLPAIFSDNMILQQQMDAPIWGWTNAGETVSITTSWNNKTYETKANGEGEWNVKVSTPEAGGPYSITISDGQEMSLENVLIGEVWLCSGQSNMEMPLKGFPAQPVIAGNEAIVNSKNSTIRLITVPRKSTVEVAKDFEGQWEEAKPSTTSNFSATAWFFGTQIQRVLDVPVGLIHVSYGGSNIEAWMSEAMLEDFKEEITIPQQQEDIDVPNRTATALFNGMLSPVIGYGIKGAIWYQGESNNGRPEQYEELMVTMVREWRELWDEGEFPFYYCQIAPFNYGMFNPNEVIEKNNSAYLRDAQRKATQRISNSGMAVLMDIGEKENIHPADKKAGGQRLAYLALNKTYGVEGFEYTSPEFEAMEIKGSTVIVAFDHVPNGITVYGKEVTNFEIAGEDRVFHPATAVLRRKSVILSSPQVEKPVAVRYAFKDFTVGEIFSTGGLPLSSFRTDDW; encoded by the coding sequence ATGAAAAAGCTAGTAGCATTTTTGACCCTATGTATCATCAGCCAGTTAGCTTTCGCCGAGGTGAAATTGCCAGCTATTTTTTCAGATAATATGATCCTACAACAGCAGATGGATGCGCCAATTTGGGGTTGGACGAATGCAGGTGAAACAGTAAGCATTACTACATCCTGGAATAATAAAACATATGAAACCAAGGCGAACGGGGAAGGAGAATGGAATGTGAAGGTGAGTACACCGGAAGCAGGCGGTCCTTATTCCATTACCATCAGTGATGGTCAGGAAATGAGTCTTGAAAATGTCCTGATCGGAGAGGTATGGCTGTGCTCTGGCCAGTCCAATATGGAGATGCCCCTGAAAGGCTTTCCTGCTCAACCTGTGATAGCGGGAAATGAGGCTATTGTCAACAGCAAAAATTCAACTATTCGCTTGATTACGGTGCCACGAAAATCGACGGTGGAGGTAGCCAAGGATTTTGAAGGGCAGTGGGAAGAGGCCAAGCCATCCACCACTTCCAATTTCAGTGCCACAGCATGGTTCTTTGGTACACAGATCCAAAGAGTTTTAGATGTGCCCGTTGGTTTGATTCATGTTTCCTATGGAGGTTCCAATATAGAAGCTTGGATGAGTGAGGCCATGTTGGAGGATTTTAAAGAGGAGATAACCATTCCTCAGCAGCAGGAAGATATTGATGTGCCCAACCGTACGGCTACCGCTTTGTTTAATGGAATGCTGTCGCCCGTGATAGGATATGGCATCAAAGGTGCGATTTGGTATCAGGGAGAGTCCAATAATGGCCGACCTGAGCAATATGAAGAGTTGATGGTGACTATGGTGCGTGAATGGAGAGAGCTTTGGGATGAGGGAGAGTTTCCATTTTACTATTGTCAGATTGCCCCCTTCAATTATGGCATGTTTAATCCCAATGAGGTAATTGAAAAAAACAACTCAGCCTATCTCAGAGATGCACAAAGAAAAGCTACCCAAAGAATTTCAAATAGTGGAATGGCAGTATTGATGGATATTGGAGAAAAAGAAAATATCCATCCGGCCGATAAAAAGGCAGGAGGTCAGCGATTGGCTTATTTGGCCTTAAATAAAACTTACGGAGTCGAAGGTTTTGAGTATACTAGTCCTGAATTTGAAGCTATGGAAATCAAAGGGAGCACTGTTATTGTAGCTTTTGATCATGTGCCCAATGGCATTACGGTTTATGGAAAAGAGGTGACAAATTTTGAAATTGCCGGAGAGGATCGGGTATTTCATCCTGCCACTGCAGTCTTAAGAAGGAAGTCAGTGATACTGTCTTCTCCCCAAGTAGAAAAGCCGGTGGCTGTGAGGTATGCCTTTAAGGATTTTACGGTTGGAGAAATCTTCAGTACAGGTGGATTGCCATTGAGTTCCTTTAGGACAGATGACTGGTAA
- a CDS encoding septal ring lytic transglycosylase RlpA family protein has translation MKKTCFLVLCLLALFGFKAYSQPTLIEPDSTLLIEKGIASYYGRFFHNRKTANGEIFDMEGMTAAHKNLPFGTMVRVTNLKNGKEIIVKINDRLPQNSRRTIDLAKGAAKKLGMIQMGLAPVNISVLKPEAVSTLMDYYREEVPESIRLRMYFDPITIERDTTQLFLWPEPEFTSAF, from the coding sequence ATGAAAAAAACATGTTTTTTGGTCCTTTGCTTGTTGGCCTTATTTGGCTTTAAGGCATACTCCCAACCAACTCTGATAGAGCCAGATTCAACCCTGCTAATTGAGAAGGGAATAGCGAGTTATTATGGAAGATTTTTCCATAATCGGAAGACCGCTAATGGTGAAATATTTGATATGGAGGGCATGACTGCTGCACACAAAAACCTGCCATTTGGTACGATGGTCAGGGTGACCAACTTAAAAAATGGCAAGGAAATCATCGTAAAAATCAATGACCGCCTACCGCAAAATTCCAGAAGAACCATTGATCTGGCCAAAGGCGCTGCCAAAAAGCTTGGAATGATTCAAATGGGCTTAGCTCCCGTTAATATCAGCGTCCTAAAACCTGAAGCCGTTTCTACACTGATGGACTATTACCGAGAGGAAGTTCCTGAAAGTATCCGACTCAGAATGTATTTTGACCCCATCACGATAGAGCGTGACACCACCCAACTTTTCCTCTGGCCCGAACCTGAATTTACCAGTGCTTTTTAA
- a CDS encoding AAA family ATPase — MIPIKLEIEGLYSYREKQLIDFTQLTAAGLFGIFGAVGSGKSSILEAVLLALYGTTERLASKGEKNSMVNLQSPGIYINFEFKAGKNNAQTYKASYLAKRNTKNFDDVKPATHTFYEMKEGNWVPLEARGEDLVGMKMGHFRQTVIIPQGKFREFIEQKPKDRADMMKELFGLERFDLSEKTRRLLSAEKEKKIKLETQLEGLEAFSKEALQEAKEKEHALKQEKAKYEHILKEKDAALQLAKTVKEKAEQLTAQRHQLRELESQLPAFEQRRKQLDQYRRALTFLKPIIDQLQEQEIDLEKYQKSVGECERFKISLAEEVQQKEARYQKLYQDFTTKGEKEARIRDLLQIKALNELALQERKLQEQLNVLKEKTASFQSQKLNQETQIQEIEKEIEQLEVPEVELISQLESTSLALKQNTESVKRLSGQIESLKAEMANHQKEMRLLLDDADLQDSHFSDKLEAAQSEWNDLQKEREILLQQQGLYSYTQNLQDGQACPLCGSTEHPDPLSHQFDSEKLTQNEVRVKACKSYQEKLQKAKADYEKKQLLWEGQQKTYQEKQEELEGLSSQNERLIASIEGVDGLYGIEQLLQKAKSDFQQEKALQQRLKERNIAYKQFLTDSEKDLEKVQEAEQSIKTLQTQVDTKLKEINYPDLLEKYRDVHADKIEQDIAKVKEYLENLEVNLPRAQDALKEIQQKQTTNLANLSTYQQRLEEVKTKLAQLKDRLSLAMAEHGFSDSVAVRELLESKVEPALLEEQIKAFDRQLDLTKAKIQELSSDEAVANFDAGQFQTIITAFEEAKQELEDSQKTLSLLVNQIEEIKSRLEEKAKLAQQFKQVENREANLKELAGLFQGSGFVKYISNIYLKELVQTANLRFMKLAKNSLSLEVDENNTFWVQDHLNGGKKRLLKTLSGGQTFQASLCLALALAEKVKSLNRAEQSFFFLDEGFGALDKNALRTVFDTLKSLRHENRIVGIISHVEELQQEIGVFAQVELDPETGSQVSYSY; from the coding sequence ATGATCCCAATTAAACTGGAAATTGAAGGACTTTATTCCTACCGAGAAAAACAGCTGATTGACTTTACACAACTTACTGCCGCCGGGCTTTTTGGCATCTTTGGGGCAGTGGGCAGTGGGAAATCTTCCATTTTGGAAGCTGTTTTGCTGGCCCTTTATGGCACCACAGAACGCTTGGCCAGTAAGGGAGAGAAAAACAGTATGGTCAACCTTCAAAGCCCTGGGATATATATCAACTTTGAGTTTAAGGCGGGAAAGAACAATGCCCAAACGTACAAGGCCAGCTACTTGGCCAAGAGAAATACCAAAAACTTTGATGATGTCAAGCCAGCAACCCACACTTTTTATGAAATGAAAGAAGGCAATTGGGTGCCTTTGGAGGCCAGGGGGGAAGACTTGGTAGGGATGAAAATGGGTCACTTCAGGCAAACAGTGATCATTCCGCAAGGAAAATTCAGGGAGTTTATAGAACAGAAGCCCAAAGACCGGGCGGATATGATGAAAGAGCTTTTTGGTTTGGAACGGTTTGACCTGTCCGAAAAGACCAGAAGGCTGCTTTCTGCGGAAAAGGAAAAGAAGATCAAACTGGAAACCCAGTTGGAAGGATTGGAGGCTTTTTCCAAAGAAGCCTTGCAAGAGGCAAAGGAAAAGGAGCATGCCCTAAAGCAGGAAAAAGCAAAATACGAACACATCTTAAAAGAGAAAGATGCCGCTCTTCAACTGGCAAAAACGGTAAAAGAAAAGGCCGAGCAGCTGACTGCTCAGCGGCATCAATTGAGGGAGTTGGAAAGTCAGCTTCCAGCTTTTGAGCAAAGGAGAAAGCAGCTGGACCAATACCGGAGGGCTTTGACCTTTCTCAAGCCGATCATTGATCAGCTTCAAGAGCAGGAGATTGATTTGGAGAAGTACCAAAAGAGTGTGGGAGAGTGTGAGCGATTTAAAATTAGCTTGGCTGAAGAGGTTCAACAAAAGGAAGCGCGGTACCAAAAACTTTATCAGGATTTTACTACAAAAGGAGAAAAGGAAGCCCGCATCAGGGATTTGCTCCAGATAAAAGCGCTCAATGAATTGGCTCTTCAAGAAAGGAAACTGCAAGAACAGCTAAATGTTTTAAAAGAAAAAACGGCCTCTTTCCAAAGTCAAAAGCTAAATCAAGAAACCCAAATTCAGGAAATTGAAAAGGAAATAGAGCAGTTGGAAGTGCCAGAGGTGGAGCTTATCAGCCAACTGGAATCTACTTCCCTAGCTCTAAAACAAAACACCGAATCCGTCAAAAGACTGTCTGGGCAAATAGAGTCCTTGAAAGCGGAAATGGCCAATCATCAAAAAGAGATGCGCTTGCTTCTTGATGATGCTGATCTTCAGGATAGTCATTTTAGCGATAAGCTGGAAGCTGCCCAAAGTGAATGGAATGACCTGCAGAAAGAAAGGGAAATACTTCTGCAGCAGCAAGGACTTTATAGCTATACGCAGAATTTGCAAGATGGTCAAGCATGTCCGTTATGCGGATCAACGGAACATCCAGACCCGCTTTCCCACCAGTTTGACTCAGAAAAGCTGACTCAAAATGAAGTTCGTGTAAAGGCATGCAAGTCTTATCAGGAAAAGCTTCAGAAAGCTAAAGCGGATTATGAAAAGAAGCAGTTGCTATGGGAAGGGCAGCAAAAGACCTATCAGGAAAAGCAGGAGGAACTTGAGGGACTTTCCTCCCAAAATGAAAGACTGATTGCTTCCATTGAGGGGGTGGACGGCCTGTACGGAATAGAGCAGTTACTTCAAAAAGCCAAGTCGGATTTTCAGCAGGAAAAAGCACTTCAGCAAAGGTTAAAAGAGCGAAACATAGCCTACAAGCAATTTTTGACAGATTCAGAAAAAGACCTGGAAAAAGTCCAAGAGGCGGAACAATCCATCAAGACCTTGCAAACCCAAGTGGATACTAAGTTGAAAGAAATCAATTATCCGGATTTGCTGGAGAAATACCGTGATGTCCATGCGGATAAAATTGAGCAGGATATCGCCAAGGTAAAGGAATACCTGGAAAACTTGGAAGTCAACCTGCCCAGGGCACAGGATGCACTCAAAGAAATACAACAAAAGCAGACCACCAATTTGGCCAATTTATCCACCTACCAACAGCGCTTGGAAGAGGTAAAGACAAAGCTTGCCCAACTGAAAGACAGGCTTTCCCTGGCTATGGCCGAGCATGGCTTTTCTGATAGTGTGGCAGTTCGTGAATTACTGGAAAGCAAGGTAGAGCCAGCCCTACTTGAAGAACAAATTAAGGCGTTCGACAGGCAACTGGATCTTACCAAAGCCAAAATTCAGGAACTGTCCAGTGATGAAGCGGTGGCCAATTTTGATGCAGGTCAGTTCCAGACTATCATCACCGCTTTTGAAGAAGCCAAGCAAGAGCTGGAAGACTCGCAAAAGACCCTTTCACTCCTAGTAAACCAAATTGAAGAAATCAAGTCCAGACTTGAGGAAAAGGCAAAACTGGCCCAGCAGTTTAAGCAAGTAGAAAACAGGGAAGCCAATTTAAAGGAACTGGCAGGTTTGTTTCAGGGTAGTGGCTTTGTAAAATACATCAGCAACATTTACCTCAAGGAGCTGGTGCAGACCGCCAACCTACGCTTTATGAAATTGGCCAAAAACAGTTTAAGCTTGGAGGTGGATGAAAATAATACCTTCTGGGTGCAAGATCACCTCAATGGAGGAAAGAAGCGTTTGCTGAAAACCCTTTCAGGCGGACAGACCTTTCAGGCGTCCCTCTGTTTGGCCTTGGCCTTGGCCGAAAAGGTAAAATCCCTGAACAGGGCGGAACAGAGCTTTTTCTTTTTGGATGAAGGTTTTGGTGCCTTGGACAAGAATGCATTGAGAACGGTGTTTGATACTTTAAAATCCTTAAGACACGAAAACCGGATCGTGGGCATCATTTCCCATGTGGAGGAGCTCCAGCAGGAAATCGGTGTTTTTGCCCAAGTTGAGCTTGATCCGGAAACTGGCAGCCAAGTAAGTTATTCCTATTAA